Part of the Janibacter alkaliphilus genome is shown below.
GTGCACCCGGCCGCCCTCGACCTGTCGCGGGTGGAAGAGCAGCCGGGAGGTGCTGCCGACCGCGTCGGTGACGCCCACCCAGACCGGCAGCCGGTCGGCGGCGGCCTCGCGCAGCAGCGCGGCCGAGCTCACCGGGTCCAGCGCCGGGACGCTGCGGCCGGTGCCGGTCTCCCGCCGCGGCCGGTCCTCGGCCGCCCGAAGGGCGGTGACGACCTCACCCGGGGCGTCCGGCTCGACGTCGGTCACCCCCCGTCGTCGCGGCGGCGGGACCCTGCGTCGGGAGGGTCCGCTGGAGACGACGCCCCCGCCGCTCTCCAGCACCGGGCTGGCGCCGACCTCGCGCACCGACTCCAGCAGCACCGCCGCGCTCGCCGGAGAGACCAGCACGGTGGGCGCGATCTGCCGCAGCTGCAGGTGGCCCAGCTCGCGGTGCCGGGCCAGCGACTCCAGGTGGGCCGGGTCGTCGCTGCGCAGATAGCTGGCCACCGCGCCGACCCGCAGGGTGCCGTGCCGGCGGGCGACGTCACGCACGAGGTACTGCAACGGCTGGGGCACGCCGGTGGCGCTGGCCCGGCCGATCGCCTCGAGCAGGTCCTCGGCGACCCAGCCGCCGTCCAGCGCCCCCCGGATGCTGTCCTCGGTGAAGCGGAAGACCGCCGCGCCGCCGCGTGACTCCAGCGTCGCGCTGCGCCGCAGCAGGTCGGCCAGAGCCGGCGCGGGCACGCCCGGCACGACCGCGGTGAGGTCGGCCTGCAGCAGCGCCTCGGTGACCGGGGCGGGCAGCAGCTCGGCGACCGCCTCGCGGGCCCGGCCGCCCGGGTCCTGCGGGTCGGCGGCCAGCAGCCGGCCGGCGGTAGTGACCGCGTCCAGGGCCAGCAGGCCGAGGGCGGTGTGCTCGACGAGCAGCGCCCGGACGACCTCGTCGGCCTCCCGAGGCAGCCGCCGCGGGCGGCTGCGCCGCAGCGCGTCGGTGACCTGGGCGGCGTCGGCCCGCCCGGCCGGCAGCTCGACGGCCAGCCGCAGCACCTCCAGGCGCAGCGCCCGCACCGGCGGCCAGGACAGCCCGTCGGACAGCGCGTTGCCGCGGCTCTCCTCCCCGCCGGGGACCAGCGGTGCCCGGAGCGAGACCAGCCAGGGCAGCGCGAGGTCGTGCCAGCGGGCCGCGTCCTCCCGCTCGTGCCACTCGTCGGCCAGGGTGGTCAGCCGCCAGGCCGGCTCGGTGGCGTGGTCGTCGGCCAGCAGCCCGGCCTCGCCGGCCAGCTCGAGCAGCAGCAGGGTGCGCTCCTGGTCCAGCCCGGTGCGGGAGGACAGCTCGCGCAGGTCGCGCACCGCCAGGCCGCCGCTGCGCAGCACCCGCGGGCGCAGCCGGTCCACCTGCCGCAGCAGCTCGTCGACGTCCGCGACGAGCTCCGAGACCGCGCCGGCGGCGACCCGGTCGGCGTGCTCGGCCCCCTTCGACGGCTCCGGGGCGGGCGGGTCGGCCAGGCCGGCGCGGATCCGCAGCGCCACCTCGCGCGGCAGCGTGACCGTGCCCGAGGTGTCGAGGAGCAGGCCGCGCGCCACCAGGTCGGCCACCGCCCGGCCGGCTCTCGTGGCGGGGTCAGGGGTGCGGGCCGAGGGGCCCTGCCAGGCCAGGCGCCGCAGCACCGTCAGCTCCTCGGTGCTCAGCTCGTCGAGCTGCCCGAGCAGGGCGGCGGTGGCTGGCTCCAGCGCCCGCTGGTGCGCCTGCAGGCTCGGGCCCAGGCTGGCGACGTCCGGGGTGAGCACCTCGGACGCGGTGCGTGCGGGCACCAGGCCGGTGGCGCTGCGCCACAGCAGCGCCTGGTCGTGCAGGTCGCCGATGAGCGTCGCCACCAGCTCGGGGTCCAGGCCGGTCAGCGCGCTCACCCCGGGGACGGCGACCCCGTCGTCCGGCGGGCCTGCCGCGGGGCCGGCGTCGCCGTCCAGGGCGACGCACGACTGCAGGACGACCAGGTGCCGCAGGTCGAGGTGGTCGACGGCCCGCGTGGTGCTGGCCTGGGTGGCGGCCCGCGCCGCCAGCGCCGTCAGGTCGGTGGGCCGCGGTCGGGCCAGGTCGGGGCGGGCCAGCAGCAGCCGCACCAGCTCCTCGTCGGTGCGGCTGCGGATGTCCTCGGCGAGGGAGCGCACCGACCCACGGTAGTCCACGCCGGAGGGTCCCTCGGAGCGCCCGGCCACGGCACGCCCGCCCGTAGGATCGCGCCATGGCAGTGCCCCCGACCGGTGAGCAGTGGACCCTCCGTCACGGCGGGGCCGAGGCGGTCGTCGTCGAGTGCGGGGGCGGGCTGCGCTCGCTCACCGTGGGCGGCCACGAGCTGGTCGCCGGCTACCCCGGCGACGCGATGCCCTCCTCCGGCCGGGGCCAGCTGCTCGTCCCCTGGCCCAACCGCATCCGGGACGGGCGCTACCCCTTCGCCGGTCAGGAGCACGAGCTGCCGGTCACCGAGCGGGCCACCGGCACGGCCAGCCACGGGCTGGTGCGCTGGGAGTCCTTCACCGCCGCCGAGCGGGACGAGGACCGGGTGGTGCTGCGGCACACGATCCACCCGCGGCCCGGCTACCCGCACAGCATCGAGGTGCGGGTCGACTGGAGCCTGGAGGCGACCGGGCTGCGCTGCGCCAGCACCCTGACCAACACCGGGGCGGCGCCGGCCCCCGTGGGCTACGGCGCGCACCCCTACCTGGCGCTGAGCGCCATCCCGGCCGCCGACGCGCGCCTGACGGTGCCGGCCGAGGAGGTCGTGCTCGTCGACCCGGGCACCAAGACCCCCGTGCGCACCGCTCCGGTCGGCGGCACCCCCTTCGACCTGCGTCACGGTCCGCGGCTCGGCGACGTCGACCTCGAGGTCCTCGACCACGCCTTCACCGGCCTCGCCCGCGGCGACGACGGCTGCTGGACGGTGACCCTGGAGACACCCGCCGGCGCGATCGCGGTCTGGGGCGACGAGGCGATGGGCTGGGTCCAGGTCTTCACCGGCAAGAGCGACCCGCACGGGCTGCCGGCCGGCCAGCCGCCGGGGGTGGCGATCGAGCCGCTCTCCTGCCCGGCCGACGCCTTCCGCAGCGGGGACGGTCTCGTCGTGCTCGACCCGGGCGGCTCCTGGCGCGGCCAGTGGGGCATCGAGCTCGTCCCGGGCGGCGGTGGCTCGCCCCGCGCCACGGCCACGGGTTAGCCTGGGGCGAGGGGACGCCAGCCCGCCCTGCGCGGCGCGCCCCGACACGACATCCATCCGACATTCTTCCGACGAGGTGCACGGTGCCCACTGGCAAGGTCAAGTGGTACGACGCCGAGAAGGGCTTCGGCTTCATCTCCGGCGACGACGGCGAGGACGTCTTCCTCCACGCGAACGCGCTGCCGTCGGGGACCAGCACGCTCAAGGGCGGCACCCGCGTCGAGTTCGGTGTCGTCGAGGGGCGCCGCGGCGCCCAGGCGCTGCAGGTCCAGGTCCTCGAGCCGGCGCCGAGCGTCGTCTCCAACCGGCGTGAGCGCGACCGCAAGCCGGCCGAGGACATGGTCGGCATCGTCGAGGACGTCATCAAGCTGCTCGACGGGGTCTCCGGCGGGCTGCGCCGCGGGCGCTACCCGGACCGCGCGCAGGGTGCCAAGATCGCCCAGGTGCTGCGCCGCGTGGCCGACGACATGGAGGCCTGAGATGGCGACGAAGACCGAGCGGCGACCGAAGTCCGACGCCGTGCTCTCCGGGGC
Proteins encoded:
- a CDS encoding helicase-associated domain-containing protein, which produces MRSLAEDIRSRTDEELVRLLLARPDLARPRPTDLTALAARAATQASTTRAVDHLDLRHLVVLQSCVALDGDAGPAAGPPDDGVAVPGVSALTGLDPELVATLIGDLHDQALLWRSATGLVPARTASEVLTPDVASLGPSLQAHQRALEPATAALLGQLDELSTEELTVLRRLAWQGPSARTPDPATRAGRAVADLVARGLLLDTSGTVTLPREVALRIRAGLADPPAPEPSKGAEHADRVAAGAVSELVADVDELLRQVDRLRPRVLRSGGLAVRDLRELSSRTGLDQERTLLLLELAGEAGLLADDHATEPAWRLTTLADEWHEREDAARWHDLALPWLVSLRAPLVPGGEESRGNALSDGLSWPPVRALRLEVLRLAVELPAGRADAAQVTDALRRSRPRRLPREADEVVRALLVEHTALGLLALDAVTTAGRLLAADPQDPGGRAREAVAELLPAPVTEALLQADLTAVVPGVPAPALADLLRRSATLESRGGAAVFRFTEDSIRGALDGGWVAEDLLEAIGRASATGVPQPLQYLVRDVARRHGTLRVGAVASYLRSDDPAHLESLARHRELGHLQLRQIAPTVLVSPASAAVLLESVREVGASPVLESGGGVVSSGPSRRRVPPPRRRGVTDVEPDAPGEVVTALRAAEDRPRRETGTGRSVPALDPVSSAALLREAAADRLPVWVGVTDAVGSTSRLLFHPRQVEGGRVHGEVDGSPRTLSLHRITGVGDVSPESLDDPRG
- a CDS encoding aldose 1-epimerase family protein, whose protein sequence is MAVPPTGEQWTLRHGGAEAVVVECGGGLRSLTVGGHELVAGYPGDAMPSSGRGQLLVPWPNRIRDGRYPFAGQEHELPVTERATGTASHGLVRWESFTAAERDEDRVVLRHTIHPRPGYPHSIEVRVDWSLEATGLRCASTLTNTGAAPAPVGYGAHPYLALSAIPAADARLTVPAEEVVLVDPGTKTPVRTAPVGGTPFDLRHGPRLGDVDLEVLDHAFTGLARGDDGCWTVTLETPAGAIAVWGDEAMGWVQVFTGKSDPHGLPAGQPPGVAIEPLSCPADAFRSGDGLVVLDPGGSWRGQWGIELVPGGGGSPRATATG
- a CDS encoding cold shock domain-containing protein, which produces MPTGKVKWYDAEKGFGFISGDDGEDVFLHANALPSGTSTLKGGTRVEFGVVEGRRGAQALQVQVLEPAPSVVSNRRERDRKPAEDMVGIVEDVIKLLDGVSGGLRRGRYPDRAQGAKIAQVLRRVADDMEA